A region of the Mytilus galloprovincialis chromosome 1, xbMytGall1.hap1.1, whole genome shotgun sequence genome:
GAATGAGcttattttacctttttgttcaaaTAAAGTCATATAACATattattccactgcatgttgattttgatagcGAAATCAACATATGATtggttgaaaaaagtaaaaacacaaaaatactgaactccgaggaaaattcaaaaaggaaaatccaaaatcaaaaggcaaaatcaaatgtccaaacacatcaaacgaatggataacaactgtcatatttctgacttggtacaggcattttctaatgtagaaaatggtggattgaacctggttttatagctagctaaacctcactCTTGAAACGTTCACACGTGACGacgaacaaaacttcatattcacctctgagtatcatattcccctctgacaTGTCGGGACTGAATCATGCGAAGTTACGCGCGGTTTATGTACATAACGTCTTGAACTTCTTATTTTCTAAATAGCTTTAGTAAATATCATTATCGTGTTCAAATTTATTTCAgactttaaaacaattaaataatgaATGTTTATCCGTACTGTTTATCAATATGTGGCAGAGCCTTCGTGAAATAGGAatattcttgggtgaacaaatcttcttATCTCCCTCAGGCACGGGAATAAATGTATAATATCGCTTTTATTTCTAAGCGCACGACATGTGGTGAAATCGAAAGTTAAAGGAGTCAAACACATGTGACAAGATACATTTAGTAGCACCAACACGTGGTCCTGGAAATTCTTAATCCAGGTACATAAGTAAGTAAGTaggtaaattttattttaagtcgACTCATATATGCACAATCAACAACAAACATAAGCTCTTACAACCATAAATAATGGCATTCTATAAGTATAAGGCCAAGAATACATAATGCCTTTGCTATTCAATATAGTTTTCGGTGGTTTAAAGTTGCGAATGCTGACCAAACGCAGTATGAGACCTGTACCaatgcatgtatttttttcaGAAGCAGTTTGAACAGGAGTTTTTATCTTTTGAacagttgtctttttttttataaatctgaaagacagaaaaaaatcatgcaaagaCGCATTGTATAAGAAAGTGATCCATCACCACTTATCAAACCAAAGGTTATATTATATACTATAGAAATTAAAATCATATGATTTCGTCTATCTCAAAACCAACGAAGTTTTAGTGAAAATGAAGTCATCATGATCATTATCGGCATCATACCGAAACTTGGTCGATAAATACTCGTTTACATGTACTAGACGTCTCTGAACAGCTAAACAATATGTCTCTATTCTCGTCTCTGCTTTGGAATTATAAAAGAGAGGTAGAAGATTCCAAAgggatttttaaaataataattcgaTGACAACTGACAATGCCGttgcaaaaaaaaagtgaaaataaccaacaacaacaaaaaccagttaataaaacaaaacatagaaaaccaaagactaagccCAATGAATCCGACCCGAAACCGGGGGGTCTCGGGCGCTCCAGAACAGAAGGATAAGCAGGTCTTGCTTCACAAGTGAAGGTGAAATGAATATTATAGTAGGTTGCATGTTAAATACATCAAAATCAACCATGTATACTATTGATTAATATAATACTTGTATCTGGAATAGAATATGTGAAATTAATGAACAGTAAAACGATCATTTAtaagtaatttaaaaataacactTTCACTCATAGATTATTTAGATTTTAACTCAAAATTAACTAATTCCAGTTTATTCACATTAACTATTTAAGTAGCgtttaaaagatatttatttgctaattaaaaatacaaaaaatagatatattttgtAAGACGCGGAAACGGATGCAAATGACAATGAATTTTGATATAAAAGGGAATACCTATGAATTTCCCATGCAAAGGTTCATGTAATAGAAGAACTGTGTTGATACGTATATGCATAATACGAGTTTACGCCTTACTGGTTCACAATATTAAATATCTATTTAGTTCCTTTCTGGTGTAattgaattcaattaaaaaaaatgaagatattttaATTGTATACACATGCAACCTTAATAAATGTTTTGCGTGATAGTATCTCGTAAATtggcaaacatatttttaaagtaaaagatACTACTAGTACTTCAGACTtgacatgtacatttaatatcaacctttttgtggtttaataattttttttatctttttttcaccAGAAATAACTCCTTcatcataaaaacaaaaattgcagCAGTTTAAAGTTTATGTAGGTTTTCTACGGATGAAATTTCTTGATAATTTATACAATCCGACTAACAATAGTAATGATCTTAATAACTTCCATATATTAGTATATATGATGACTGCACATCAATGTATCCGGTCATAATAAGGACGTTCAAATTCGATTCCTCGTGTAGATTGGCACACACTCTGCACTTTAAAACATGCCACTTGCAAATCACATGAGGGGCAAAAATGGGTCGAAGTTATAGGCCGGTTTCTTCATAAACAATgataattttacggacgctaacACGAATTGGTTGGCCATAATGGGATCGCTGTTCACAGATGACAACGGACATGTTCCAATCGTTATTGACCACAGTCCCATACTTCTTTGTCCTTAatatgacataccgaattagacttataatCGGGTTTGTGTTAACATTGGTCCTACACAAGGAGCAGAATCAACTTGTATTTTGTGTATTTGTGTTTGTATTTTGAGTCATTTTCTTTTCTTgccatgtcagtttattttcgacttatgagtttgaatttccctttggtatctttcaccccccttttatcaaaattatcataTTGAAAACTTCCCATATTGTTATACTGTTGTTTATCAAAAGTACTCGATTTTTCCTTTCAAagcataaatatatacataaatgtctTTTTTGTATTTCGTTTTGATGCTGTCTCGTTGAAATTTACCTCCAatccacaggcactcgtctcagatttTTCCCCTTCTATAAAGgtatatatagaaaatatctgagacaagtgcctgtgctcgaatctccttttattcatgcaccacaacttaaataaactgtCAGATACAAATATCAACGCTtactataaaagtaaaaaaacataatGGATTAGAGCAGGACCGAATCAGTTTTGTCTCCATTTCGTAACCTTCAGTTTAAAATAATTTCGAAATCTAACGTGTTTTTGGGCAGATTAAGATGTGATGTAAGAAATGCTATTAAAGTGACAAATGTAAACCCTCTGTTAAAGAAAAAGATAACCATCGACGAACTCAAATCATTGCACGTTTGATTGAAGTCACAATGTTATCTTTTATcttaacttcaaaacaacttaaACTAACTTTTGTGAGTTGaagaaaaagtatcaaatatcAAGTCACGCAAGTTGcataataatattaattttttttatatacaaccAATTGTTGCAGTTACTGTTTAAAGGTAATTAAAAATACCAAAACGTAATaaaaaggatataaaaaaaaacaggaagcATCTGGGAATGATTTTATCAGTACAAATAACATTTATAACAATCAAAGTTAGCAAATAAAAGCATGCACTAACCAAACTTTTAAAGAAAACTGCTAGTTAAATTCAATAAAATGAGATGTGTCAGTATCAAACGGCAACCAATTTCAATATACATACCGGAAGATGCTTTTCTACGGAAGCCGGTTGGTGTCAGGATAGAGTTTTATTTTtaagtcgttataacgacttagctaacttgtttaaacgacttagctaagttattataacgacttagcatatttatcttgttataacaacttagctaacttgttttaacgacttggcttacttgtttaaacaacttagctaactcgtttaaacaacttagctaacttgttaaaacgacttagctaacttgttaaaacgacttagctaacttgtttaaaCAATTTAGCTAACTTGTTATAACGATTTAGCGAATTTAACTCGTTATAACAACTtaacgttaatgttattactaccactgggtcgatgcctctgctggtggactgttagtccccgagggtatcaccagcccagtagccagacTCCgctactggcatgaaaatacggattttttgttgttattaaatttgctgttacaaaatattaaaaattattataaattaaggaatgtatctccctcatgcaaagctctgattcctttcacggatttggctatacttttggattatagctcttcatcttttatataagctttggattttacaaattttggccacgagcatcactgaagagacatgtattgtcgaaatgcgcatctggtgcagaaaaattggtaccgttaatgttatgaAAGCATCGTAACCACACTTAAAGCATTGAGAACCATATTGTATCATGAAACTTAAAGCATCGTAACCACACTAAAAACTTTGAGAACCACACTCTTTCATGAAACTTAAAGCATCGTTACCACACTTAATGTATTGAGAACCAAACTCTGTCATGAAACTTAAAGCATCGTAACCCCACTTAAAGCATTGTGAACCACACTCTGTCATGAAACTTAAAGCATCGTAACCACACTTAAAGCATTGTGAACAACACTCTGTCATGAAACTTAAAGCATCGTAACAACACTTAAAGCATTCCGAACCACACTCTGTCATGAAACTTAAAGCATCGTAACAACACTTAAAGCATTGAGAAGCACATTCTGTCATGAAACTTAAAGCATCGTAACAACACTTAAAGCATTGCGAACCATACTCTGTCATGAAACTTAAAGCATTGTAACCACACTTAAAGCATTGTGAACCACACTCTGTCATGAAACTTAAAGAATTGTAACAACACTTAAAGCATTGTGAACCACACTCTTTCATGAAACTTAAAGCATTGTAACCACACTTAAAGCATTGTGAACCACACTCTGTCATGAAACTTAAAGCATTGTGAACCACACTCTGTCATGAAACTTAAAGCATCGTAACCACACTTAAAGCATTGTGAACCACACTCTGTCATGAAACTTAAAGCATCGTAACCACACTGAAAGCATTGACAACCATACTGTATCACGAAACTTTAAGCATTGTAACCACACTTAAAGCATTGTGAACCACACTCTGTCATGAAACTTAAAGCATCGTAACAACAACCAACAATCTTAAAGCATTGTGGTACTTGGTAATTACCGTTTACCTTATGTTTACACTTCCAATCAAATCAAAGcaacatttataatttaaagaaagtgcactaaaatatttaaatttcaacaagagtgcacacactgaaatgtctcgccttctttactaatcattgatattatgttgatagtcctaagtataaagctttattacaactgtcacataaacttaacattaaccaagatagctaaacaaagaccaatgaaccatgaaaatgaggtcaaggtcagatgaaccatgccaggcagacatgtacagctaacaaagcttccatacagcaaatatagttgacctactacttaaagtttaagaaaaatagaccaaaacacaaaaacttaacactgtgcaatgaaccgtgcaattgaggtcattgtcaaataaaacctgcgggactgacattaTAGATCACAatttatttccatacaccaaatatagttgacctttggcatataatattagataaaaagaccaaaacttaaaaacttaactttgaccactgaaccatgaaaatgaggtcaaggtcagatgacatctgcctgctagacatgtacaccttacaatcattccatacaacaaatatagtagacctattgcataaagtatgagaaaaacagaccaaaacacaaaaacttaactttaaccacgaaaatgaggtcaaggtcagatgacacctaccagttggacatgtacaccttccagtccttccatacaccaaatatactagccctattgcttatagtatctgagatatggacttgaccacaaaaacttaaccttgttcactgatccatgaaatgaggtcgaggtcaagtgaaaactgtctgacgggcatgaggaccttgcaaggtacgcacataccaaatatagttatcctattacttataataagagagaattcaacattacaaaaattctgaacttttttttcaagtggtcactgaaccatgaaaatgaggtcaaggacattggacatgtgactgacggaaacttcgtaacatgaggcatctatatacaaagtatgaagcatacaggtcttccatcttctaaaatataaagcttttaagaagttagctaacgccgcggccgccgccggatcactatccctgtgtcgagctttctgcaacaaaagttgcaggctcgacaaaaatacagattaataaaaattaaattaaattttaaaagctcaAGGTAAACTAAAGTTTGTATAACTTTCTGTCTAATGGTGGGCGCTctgataaaataaacataattgcCGCCTTCTTAAAGGTAAGTTTGTATTACTTGGAAATTTATAATAGGACCAATAAATGATAATCCATgaatcatgcattttttttttttgtttaacttttcagaagatatgaaaaattaaaagtttaataCTTGATTTTAGGTACTTAAAAAGTCACCTTATCTtataagatttttgtaataggAGTAAGCGGAAGCTAACAACAAAAGCATTGGCTATCTAAGAATGATACCATAGGAAACTGGTAGGTCATCAGCAGCAATGCTGACCTTTCGGGATACGCGTTTtatgaacaaacaataaaagCGACTGATATCCTTATTTAGATCTTGATATTACAATTCCATGTGGCAATATccatacaaaaatgtttaataaacGGGACACCCTTTTCTTTTGGTAATTGTCCTGTTCTCGATGGTTGTTCCGTTGAAGGTCGGTTGTCTTTGTGAGTTTCAAGAATACAGAATATGCTGTCAGTATCTACGGGAGGGTAAGTATAATAATTAAAGTATATCCTCATACTCGGATTGCTCTCTGGTCGAGTGTGAAAAAATGGTCAGTTATACCCGGGTAAAATAATTTTCGTCTTGTAAGACCATGTGCTATATATATAGTTAAGTTCATTCGTCTTATGAAATCTGTAAATCTCATAATGGTATACTGCGAAAACTTCAATGAATAATTTCACACAGCATAAACATAAAATGGTTTAAATCTTCTATTTGTATAATTGATGGCGTAATTTGAAGgcgtagaattttttttaaatcgataaCATCTAGCAAATAATGAAGCGGATACAATTTCTGAGGCGTTCAGTCATCCCATAGATTACACCCCTTTACAACTTTAACAATGGTTGTAACTTAAGAAAGTGCTATTATTCCCTAAAATAGAGTAGGTATTCCCACATATTGAATTTCCccaatttttgtattatttaaagtAAGCTGGAAGAGTTACTGTCGTCAGTTCGTCTAAATTCCTAAACACAGTTTACATTAGGTAAGCATAAGTTTACATGCACATGGTATAAATGGTAATGATAACTCATACGTTTCAGTTAGTATATGGtttcttttgttttagttttaaaagaatattatcaaattttaaactGAATAAAATGTTTACGGATCTTTTTAAAGAAAGATGACgtatgtttgtaaaaaaaaccaagacatcatgaataataatacatttgCTGTTACTGGGTTGATTATTCGACTTTATAGGGTCACGGCTTGCAATTTAGCAAAGATGCAAGAAATATGATTGATTGACGCTGTTTGAAACTCAAATGTTCGTTTCAACTTGTTGCACAATTAATGAACgggaaaagaaataattttacgAACAACTAAGTCGCAATTTCTTCTTCGCAGTGAATATTAGGACtaagaaatatttcaattataaaaaataagatcTTAAAGCACGAAAATGTGACGGAGTTCATCTACTTGTGCTTTTTTTTGTTGCAGAAAAAGTTCCAAAATGGGCGCCAAAATATCCTCAAAGAAGCTACAACCTAAAACAATCAACGAACTTCAACATCACATTGATGTAGACTTTACAAAAGATGAAATTCAAGATTGGTACAAAGACTTCGAGAAACATCTTGGCCAAGGTGAAACTGCTCTTTCAAGGACAGCATTCATTAGAGTCTATAACAGCTTGTTTGACGGTGATGCTTCAATATTTGCTGGACAAGTGTTTCGCACCTTCGATGTAGACAATAATAATATGGTTGATTTTAAGGAGTTTATTCTGGGATTGTGTATGTCTGGAAGTACAGATCCCAGTGTAAAACTGAAATGGGCTTTCAGTATGTATGACATTGATCAAAATGGCTATATCTCTCAGGATGAAATGAACCATATTCTCAACGTAAGTCATTATACTTTTATTAATAAGCTgatttatatgcaaatattttaagtaatggtatattttttattcaattaacaATTGGAAGTTCTTACATGAAAtgtgtatacattttgtaatagtCTTTACTTAAACAGCTGCCCCTTTAACAAGAACGACTGTGATGCATTGTCTGTACAATGCAACAGACCGGCAATGCATTCATGTTAATTTGCTATTTTCTATAGATTTTTGTATAATTTCTGAGTTTTAAGGTATTTGTTATTGTATAGATTTCGGTAATTTTTAAAAGAGGTATACAATCAAGTGGTGTAATCTCTACTGTTGATCGGTTGCGACAATGGGGTTTTATCccgccaaaaaaaaaagaacctgtGTCATCTCCGGCCTTTAAATACTGTAAAGGCAACTATTATATTACATAACCATTAATACAATTGCTATAAAATATGAGATCAATAGATAAAGTAGTCGCGGACTGAATCATAAAAAAAGTATGACACAGAAACTGAGCAGAGATATAAGTGCGCAAGGTGTCCAATATAACCTTGCGCTATAGACCCAACATTTGATAACGTTTCATGGTAAATGGTGCTTATTAATCACTATGATCCACTATAAGAGAAGGGAAGGATATATATGTACCTTAGTTATAAATCCATTTACtgcaaaaataaatattcatttgaTCATAGATCTATGTTAATCACTTAGATTAGTTTTATAACGATCATTAAAATGTACTAATACTGTTTTGCTTTTTATTACTGGTAGGCTGTATGTAAAATGACAAACAGTCGTCTACCCGAAGAATTTACATCCACAGAAAATATgactaaaaatatttttaatgttcttGATAAAAATTCGGACAATCAGATAAGCCTAGAAGAGTTTATAGAGGGAGCCGCGAAAATCCAGTTTGTGATTGACATACTACAGTGTGATCCAGCGCCAGATACGTAACCATTAAATGATTTCACATCAAATACTCTCAGGTATAAAGTGCTTTCAGGATCCTAAACCCTTAAAGGGATTCTGTACTGGAAAGGATTTATGACTTTCTAGTGATATTACAACAAAGAGTCATGTTTAGACATTGGTCTTTTTTATCtgtgatttataaatatatatatacatggtcTCAGTCTTGAGGTACAATGGATTTCCATTAAAAGCTAAAGCATGAAACATTGTGGAGATGATGTCGACAAAGATATTCAGTATCGGATGAAACATCATAACAACAGAATTACATTCGTTATAATCTTTACCAAGAACGAGATGCAAATGAAATGTTTTTGTCATTTAGTTATTTTAGCATTAATGTAGAATAAAGTTATTATGATGAGGAAAGTAGACTTATATATACTGTCTGCGTGCTTTTCTTGTTTTATCTATACAGTTGTTCCCATCAAAAAACTTATTTGGTAATTTAATTATTGGTTTACAGTCCCCTCAGACTTGTCACACTGGTGTGTATTTTCCCAAAAAATCGGACTGTAGTAATTATTCTgatcatttaatatttaatagTTTTGAAGTTGTTAACTTTTAAAATCTCCGATCCAAAGTTATAAGTACGCAATGAGGGGATGACACTTTTGGCATGTGAGATAAAAAGTATAGTGTgggaaaattgtaaaacaaaaaatatgtgaattgagCATCCCTCTTCAATCATGATCTCTGCAGTTACTGTTATCTTTGCGAACTATGTGaaggccttcggctgttgtttgctctttggtcgggttgttgtctctttgacatattcctcatttccattctcagttttaagaGTTCTGATTTGTCTCGTTATTTGAGCTAGTATCGTATACATATATACCGAGGCTGTTAGTGTTTTgttctgttatatatataataaaattatccaaaatcgTATACAGTTGAAACATTGATTTCATAATCAGAAAGAACATATACTTGTAGAAATTCATTTTACCAACTTTTACATAAAAAGGCATGGATGCATTTTTAATCTTGGTATGACTTTTCAGTTTACCAACTTTATAGAAATATGAGCAcacaaaacaatatttacgtaACGGTATGAGCAGACAAATAAATCTGAAACAGAAATAAGTTGCAGTTGTAATAGGGGTATTCATGTATGTCGCTCCGGTAGTCATGAATAGTAAccaaatataaccaaaacatgaaatttctttGCAAGTTCACTGACATTTTTATGTATCTCGATTAAACCTGTAAAGTGTTAcatggtccgtgtaacacttatcaattcaaagttttaaaaagttttgaaattttagatttttggaatttttatcaaagtttcaaaatatcaaaattccaaattgtgtaaaagttttgaaattttgaaattttaaccaaataattaaaatattaaaattctaaatatcgtttataaatttgatagtttagaaatttgatcaaacttttaaaatactaaacctaatgtgcaattttgattatttcagtttttgaaagtttgaatttttagatttttgattaaaatatcaaaacgaaaaaaggggcgaaaagaggggtacttGTAAACTGcaaaacgaaataaaagcggaacgaaacgaaacaaaataaaatgaagacatactgatacatgtacttaaaagttaatgtaaaacataaaaccaCAGACAGGCAGTTGTAACAggtgaaaaattggatgacaaaaataaatatttctcaaaagaagagaattcattttaaaCGCACGGCTCTGATACTGACCATTTTACTTTCTAGTGTTCCCAGCACCCATATTTTAATAGTAACAGTAAAAAATGAccaactcgcagtaggtcaaatagtatggtaaggttgagtatataaaaaaaagaagatgtatatatatatatatatattctactgaACTTTAAGCAATAAAATGGCTCACTGATACACATTGTATTATCtcatttgatttcaattttttctgttaTGCTTTACGTCTGCTTTCTGCAAGTACGTCGGCAGATGAATATatcattttatgtacattttgaaCGATCGTCTTTTACGTTTTAATCAACTATTTctgttttttataaattgttggccTTAAATATTCagttttgagcgttcctgaagaaggtagatccagaaaagcgtttcggTCGTAAATTCTAACGttttgtattcattattttttatcgAATGCATGACGATCATATATTGCCTTGTGGCTTGTATCAACGATTTCAGATCTAAGTATTGGTACAGCAGGAATACTGAATtcatggtgtcgcaatgaacgttgtgtTTGTCTGGAATTTGGGaggtttttgatatt
Encoded here:
- the LOC143053108 gene encoding neurocalcin homolog, with the protein product MGAKISSKKLQPKTINELQHHIDVDFTKDEIQDWYKDFEKHLGQGETALSRTAFIRVYNSLFDGDASIFAGQVFRTFDVDNNNMVDFKEFILGLCMSGSTDPSVKLKWAFSMYDIDQNGYISQDEMNHILNAVCKMTNSRLPEEFTSTENMTKNIFNVLDKNSDNQISLEEFIEGAAKIQFVIDILQCDPAPDT